The following proteins are co-located in the Streptomyces bottropensis ATCC 25435 genome:
- a CDS encoding sensor histidine kinase, protein MVEIRVERSLRAQAGRTYARRPWSTAVRRAFPQVADAVYAVVSVWISSTMLHNWPDPHGYWRPADTWAYALIALVYLPLAVRRRAPVAVLVGTASCTLCYFTLGYYHVVVVCGLGLAFYTVAALCPRRVVAKCAAVSLLVLLWGTRLAEPGIGPLSVAFVTVMVAVVWVTGDRSRRLAERGEQLAALTEQLRLEQEEKARRAVIAERMRTARELHDVIAHHVSVISVQTGLAGYVFTSDPKTARKALDVIAGSAHEAMAEMRRMLVVLREGLAGAHEGTRDEDEEPKARGEAQGEAQGEAQGEAQGEGEGVGEGDPDAPPGLGRLDRLTRRVRAAGVPVDVRITGSPFPLPPGVDLCAYRVIQEALTNVMKHAPAAHASVTVHYDEAAVRVVVADDGREPVPARPATGSAAHGLIGMRERAGAYGGTVTAGPGPQGGFEVGLMLPVPRGG, encoded by the coding sequence GTGGTTGAGATCCGGGTGGAGCGATCGCTCCGGGCCCAGGCCGGCAGGACGTACGCGCGGCGCCCGTGGAGCACGGCGGTGCGCAGGGCCTTCCCGCAGGTGGCGGACGCCGTCTACGCGGTGGTGTCGGTCTGGATCTCCAGCACCATGCTGCACAACTGGCCCGACCCGCACGGCTACTGGCGGCCGGCCGACACCTGGGCGTACGCCCTGATCGCGCTGGTCTATCTCCCACTGGCCGTGCGCCGCCGGGCTCCCGTGGCCGTGCTGGTCGGTACGGCGTCCTGCACGCTGTGCTATTTCACTCTGGGTTACTACCACGTGGTCGTCGTCTGCGGACTGGGCCTCGCGTTCTACACCGTCGCGGCGCTGTGCCCGCGCAGGGTCGTGGCGAAGTGCGCCGCCGTGTCGCTGCTCGTGCTGCTGTGGGGCACGCGGCTCGCCGAGCCCGGCATCGGCCCGCTCAGCGTGGCCTTCGTGACCGTGATGGTCGCCGTCGTCTGGGTGACCGGCGACCGGTCCCGCCGGCTCGCGGAGCGCGGCGAGCAGCTCGCCGCGCTCACCGAGCAACTGCGCCTGGAGCAGGAGGAGAAGGCCCGGCGGGCCGTCATCGCCGAGCGCATGAGGACAGCCCGTGAACTGCACGACGTGATCGCCCACCACGTGTCCGTGATCTCCGTCCAGACCGGCCTGGCCGGATATGTCTTCACCTCCGACCCGAAGACGGCCCGCAAGGCGCTGGACGTCATCGCGGGTAGCGCCCACGAGGCGATGGCGGAGATGCGCCGCATGCTGGTCGTGCTCAGGGAGGGGCTGGCGGGCGCCCACGAGGGGACGCGGGACGAGGACGAGGAACCGAAGGCGAGAGGAGAAGCACAAGGAGAAGCACAAGGAGAAGCACAAGGAGAAGCACAAGGAGAAGGAGAGGGAGTAGGAGAGGGAGACCCTGACGCGCCTCCCGGACTCGGGCGGCTGGATCGGCTGACCCGGCGAGTGAGAGCCGCGGGCGTCCCCGTCGACGTCCGGATCACGGGCTCCCCGTTCCCGCTGCCGCCCGGCGTCGACCTGTGCGCCTACCGGGTCATCCAGGAAGCCCTCACCAACGTCATGAAGCACGCGCCCGCCGCCCACGCCAGCGTCACGGTGCACTATGACGAAGCCGCGGTCCGCGTCGTCGTGGCCGACGACGGACGGGAGCCGGTGCCGGCCCGCCCCGCCACGGGGTCCGCCGCCCACGGACTGATCGGCATGCGCGAGCGGGCCGGTGCCTACGGCGGGACGGTGACCGCCGGCCCCGGCCCGCAGGGCGGATTCGAGGTCGGGCTGATGCTTCCCGTGCCCCGCGGCGGGTGA
- a CDS encoding nucleoside deaminase, with product MDPTQRPPRAGAQARAWLATAVEEARAGLAEGGIPIGAALYGPDGRLLGRGHNRRVQDGDPSTHAETAAFRAAGRQRTYRGTTMVTTLSPCWYCSGLVRQFGISRVVVGEATTFHGGHDWLAEHGVEVLVLDDPECVALMRDFIRREPALWNEDIGDIDE from the coding sequence ATGGACCCGACACAGCGACCACCCCGGGCCGGCGCGCAGGCACGCGCGTGGCTGGCCACCGCCGTCGAGGAGGCCCGCGCCGGCCTCGCCGAGGGCGGCATTCCGATCGGCGCCGCCCTCTACGGTCCGGACGGCCGCCTCCTCGGGCGGGGCCACAACCGCCGTGTCCAGGACGGCGACCCGTCCACGCACGCCGAGACGGCCGCGTTCCGCGCGGCGGGACGGCAGCGGACGTATCGCGGTACGACGATGGTGACGACGCTGTCGCCGTGCTGGTACTGCTCCGGCCTGGTGCGGCAGTTCGGGATCTCGCGGGTGGTGGTCGGCGAGGCCACGACCTTCCACGGCGGGCACGACTGGCTCGCCGAGCACGGGGTGGAGGTCCTGGTGCTGGACGACCCGGAGTGTGTGGCCCTGATGCGCGACTTCATCCGGCGCGAACCGGCCCTATGGAACGAGGACATCGGTGACATCGACGAGTAG
- a CDS encoding isopenicillin N synthase family dioxygenase, giving the protein MTSTSRPRIPTIDLRPWRDGGPEVRARIARTVDEALQSAGFLLVTGHGVDPALRTRVREAARAFFVLPVEAKQAYEVKVGGRGWLGPGAEANGYAEGTETPPDLKESLTFATHEPFDDPVVNAEWYAPNVWPAEVPELRALCEEYLARMGELENLLLALLGEALGLEPDFFSRHMSHPTYGFNINWYPGTEVIGDPVPGQFRIGPHTDFGTVTILDRQAGKGGLQVFTDEGGWEDAPYAPDALTINVGDLLARWTGDRWRSGRHRVLPPPADEPTEELMSLVYFGECTPGTIVESVPPPVGRVAHPPVDSHVYLRAQLDSITVD; this is encoded by the coding sequence GTGACATCGACGAGTAGGCCCCGCATCCCCACCATCGATCTGCGCCCCTGGCGCGACGGCGGCCCCGAGGTCCGTGCCCGGATCGCCCGCACGGTCGACGAGGCGCTCCAGAGCGCCGGTTTCCTCCTCGTCACCGGCCACGGCGTCGACCCGGCCCTGCGCACCCGCGTCCGGGAGGCCGCCCGCGCCTTCTTCGTCCTGCCCGTCGAGGCCAAGCAGGCGTACGAGGTGAAGGTCGGCGGGCGGGGCTGGCTCGGGCCGGGAGCCGAGGCGAACGGGTACGCGGAGGGGACCGAGACCCCGCCGGACCTCAAGGAGTCGCTGACGTTCGCGACGCACGAGCCGTTCGACGACCCGGTCGTGAACGCCGAGTGGTACGCGCCGAACGTGTGGCCGGCGGAGGTGCCGGAACTGCGGGCCCTGTGCGAGGAGTACCTGGCACGGATGGGTGAACTGGAGAACCTGCTGCTCGCCCTCCTCGGCGAGGCGCTCGGCCTGGAGCCGGACTTCTTCTCCCGGCACATGAGCCACCCCACCTACGGCTTCAACATCAACTGGTACCCGGGCACGGAGGTCATCGGCGACCCGGTGCCGGGCCAGTTCCGGATCGGCCCGCACACCGACTTCGGCACGGTCACGATCCTCGACCGCCAGGCCGGGAAGGGCGGACTCCAGGTGTTCACGGACGAGGGCGGCTGGGAGGACGCCCCCTACGCCCCCGACGCCCTCACCATCAACGTCGGTGATCTGCTGGCCCGTTGGACCGGGGACCGCTGGCGCTCCGGGCGCCACCGGGTTCTGCCGCCGCCGGCCGACGAACCCACCGAGGAACTGATGTCGCTGGTCTACTTCGGCGAGTGCACCCCGGGCACGATCGTGGAGTCCGTGCCGCCGCCGGTCGGCCGGGTGGCGCACCCACCGGTGGACTCGCACGTGTACCTGCGGGCGCAGCTGGACTCGATCACCGTCGACTGA
- the gvpJ gene encoding gas vesicle protein GvpJ, with protein MTQSDSPVPSPTRSPYPYGGGQGSSANLADILERVLDKGIVIVGDIKINLLDIELLTIKLRLLVASVDKAKEIGIDWWEHDPALSSRASRSDGRRSLADENERLRAEVKELRERVEAPPELPAKKPRPAGSAERRGTGRKVSRTESRPAEPPRKRRRPVSDEADGTDEDRP; from the coding sequence GTGACCCAGTCCGACTCCCCCGTTCCCTCGCCGACGCGAAGCCCTTACCCCTATGGCGGCGGCCAGGGCTCCAGCGCGAACCTCGCCGACATCCTTGAACGGGTGCTCGACAAGGGCATCGTCATCGTCGGCGACATCAAGATCAACCTGCTCGACATCGAGCTGCTCACCATCAAACTGCGCCTGCTCGTGGCCTCCGTCGACAAGGCCAAGGAGATCGGCATCGACTGGTGGGAGCACGACCCCGCCCTCTCCTCCCGCGCGTCCCGCTCCGACGGCCGGCGCTCGCTCGCCGACGAGAACGAGCGCCTGCGCGCCGAGGTGAAGGAGCTGCGCGAACGAGTCGAGGCGCCGCCGGAGCTGCCCGCGAAGAAGCCCCGGCCGGCCGGATCGGCCGAACGTCGCGGTACGGGCCGCAAGGTGAGCCGTACCGAGAGCCGCCCGGCCGAACCCCCGCGCAAACGGCGCAGACCGGTGAGCGACGAGGCCGACGGCACCGACGAGGACCGGCCCTGA
- a CDS encoding gas vesicle protein — translation MNGRESEKRRSSSRESEPAEERVSAPEAMRSAIEQLSQLLGRAPESVSALKPTDEGWEAQVEVLELERVPQTTSVMAAYRVALDPTGKLLAYERGRRYTRAQVDRGSR, via the coding sequence ATGAACGGTCGGGAGTCGGAGAAGCGCCGTTCCTCGTCGCGGGAGTCAGAGCCCGCCGAGGAACGGGTCTCCGCGCCCGAGGCCATGCGGAGCGCGATCGAGCAGCTCAGTCAGCTGCTGGGCCGTGCCCCCGAGTCCGTTTCCGCGCTGAAGCCGACCGACGAGGGCTGGGAGGCCCAGGTCGAGGTCCTGGAACTGGAGCGCGTCCCGCAGACGACCAGTGTGATGGCCGCCTACCGGGTCGCCCTGGATCCCACGGGCAAGCTGCTGGCGTACGAGCGCGGCCGCCGGTACACGCGCGCCCAGGTCGACCGGGGCTCCCGCTGA
- a CDS encoding SH3 domain-containing protein, whose product MMRLAHWKATVVATGATALLATGMAFAPAASADAFRCGSFGSDARAMCAYVQGAPNGLTVRSGPSSQASPLYSLANGTKVEVDCWTTGSSVNGYNIWAKLYSPAGSRYVSDFYLSTGHIQSYVNHC is encoded by the coding sequence ATGATGAGACTCGCACACTGGAAGGCCACCGTCGTCGCGACCGGAGCCACCGCGCTCCTCGCCACCGGAATGGCCTTCGCCCCCGCGGCCAGCGCCGACGCGTTCCGGTGCGGCTCCTTCGGGAGCGACGCACGGGCGATGTGCGCATACGTTCAGGGGGCGCCCAACGGACTCACGGTGCGCAGCGGCCCCAGCAGCCAGGCCTCCCCGCTGTACAGCCTCGCCAACGGCACCAAGGTCGAGGTCGACTGCTGGACCACCGGCAGTTCGGTGAACGGCTACAACATCTGGGCCAAGCTCTACTCGCCCGCCGGATCCCGGTACGTCAGCGACTTCTACCTGTCGACCGGGCACATCCAGAGCTACGTGAACCACTGCTGA
- a CDS encoding gas vesicle protein GvpG codes for MGLVGTILTLPFAPVRGVGWVVDKVRQAAEDEYYDPAPVQEELVRLERARGEGQVAEEEFARREEELLHRLEEISAYRLQQREAQS; via the coding sequence GTGGGACTGGTCGGGACGATTCTGACCTTGCCGTTCGCTCCCGTGCGGGGTGTCGGGTGGGTGGTCGACAAGGTGCGGCAGGCCGCCGAGGACGAGTACTACGACCCGGCTCCGGTCCAGGAGGAACTGGTGCGGCTGGAGCGCGCGCGGGGCGAGGGACAGGTCGCCGAGGAGGAATTCGCGCGGCGCGAGGAGGAGTTGCTGCACCGGCTGGAGGAGATCAGCGCCTACCGGCTCCAGCAGAGAGAGGCACAGTCATGA
- a CDS encoding SRPBCC family protein, translating into MAEGRTAKGGSAGTGTLSRTDEEAGGNGHANGNGNTSRLKEELEEYIEARLSVMLQDVGHGLDTGARKLGDMSAGALTSTAGHAKDALVDKAKGAAGKAKDTVGEKAGGVTEKAKAALTKGKGHGKNPSGGSGKGHTIIEDIEVGVPVREAYDQWTQFEEFQRFAKGVIGVEQKDETTTQWHVKVAKSNRHWRATITEQIPDERIAWTSEGDKATTRGVVTFHPLGDNLTKVLLVLEYFPQGLFEKTGGLFRAQGRRARLDLKLYRAFVMMRGEATGGWREEIRDGEVQERDEEDDEAEGRYGEDDDDGYDEDEQPRAADDEGDTGADDADDYGPEDEDAEGEWEEEEEEDDDEVTDDAGDYEQEDEDEDDEEEPARPRRSSEP; encoded by the coding sequence ATGGCTGAGGGCAGGACGGCGAAAGGCGGCTCGGCTGGCACCGGAACCCTCAGCAGGACGGACGAGGAGGCCGGTGGGAACGGGCACGCGAACGGGAACGGGAACACGAGCCGGCTGAAGGAGGAGCTGGAGGAGTACATCGAGGCCCGGCTGTCGGTGATGCTCCAGGACGTGGGCCACGGTCTGGACACAGGCGCGCGCAAGCTGGGCGACATGAGCGCGGGGGCGCTGACGTCGACCGCGGGCCACGCCAAGGACGCGCTGGTCGACAAGGCGAAGGGTGCCGCGGGCAAGGCGAAGGACACCGTCGGCGAGAAGGCCGGCGGCGTCACCGAGAAGGCGAAGGCCGCCCTCACCAAGGGCAAGGGGCACGGCAAGAACCCCTCGGGCGGCAGCGGCAAGGGTCACACCATCATCGAGGACATCGAGGTGGGTGTCCCGGTGCGCGAGGCGTACGACCAGTGGACGCAGTTCGAGGAGTTCCAGCGGTTCGCCAAGGGTGTGATCGGCGTCGAGCAGAAGGACGAGACCACCACGCAGTGGCACGTCAAGGTCGCCAAGTCGAACCGGCACTGGCGCGCCACCATCACGGAACAGATACCCGACGAACGCATCGCCTGGACCTCCGAGGGCGACAAGGCCACCACCAGGGGCGTCGTCACCTTCCACCCCCTCGGGGACAACCTCACCAAGGTGCTGCTCGTCCTGGAGTACTTCCCCCAGGGGCTGTTCGAGAAGACGGGCGGTCTGTTCCGGGCCCAGGGCCGCCGCGCCCGTCTCGACCTCAAGCTGTACCGCGCGTTCGTCATGATGCGCGGCGAGGCCACCGGCGGCTGGCGCGAAGAGATCCGCGACGGAGAGGTCCAGGAGCGGGACGAGGAGGACGACGAGGCGGAGGGCCGGTACGGCGAGGACGACGACGACGGGTACGACGAGGACGAGCAACCTCGGGCCGCGGACGACGAGGGCGACACCGGAGCCGACGACGCGGACGACTACGGCCCCGAGGACGAGGACGCGGAGGGCGAGTGGGAAGAGGAGGAGGAAGAGGACGACGACGAGGTCACGGACGACGCGGGCGACTATGAGCAGGAGGACGAGGACGAGGACGACGAAGAGGAACCGGCGAGGCCGAGGAGGTCGAGCGAGCCGTGA
- a CDS encoding ATP-binding protein, whose protein sequence is MLTVPRAYDDGAPTAPMPGPARPLAPHEVTVSVTADGQGGVPDKLPAVGGNGLMGMRERAKLYGGTISIGPGNDGGSPSG, encoded by the coding sequence ATGCTGACGGTGCCGCGGGCCTACGACGACGGGGCGCCGACCGCGCCGATGCCCGGCCCGGCCCGCCCACTCGCCCCGCACGAGGTGACTGTTTCGGTCACGGCCGACGGGCAGGGTGGGGTTCCGGACAAGCTTCCCGCGGTGGGCGGGAACGGCTTGATGGGTATGCGGGAGCGGGCCAAGCTCTACGGCGGGACGATCAGCATCGGCCCGGGGAACGACGGGGGCTCGCCGTCCGGTTGA
- a CDS encoding MerR family transcriptional regulator, which yields MPGPPRLRPVDLARLCGVSTQQIRNYETAGVLPPVPRTDSGYRVFGDAHRRALLTYRALSKGYGAVAATRIMRTVHEGDVPGALALVDEVHATLHAERVSLRTTGEALRTLAGEPPEDDVPATDLLIGEVAALLGVRTSTLRVWEAAGLLAPRRERGTGYRHYAPEEVRDARFILALRRDHYLLDQIRPVLEDLRDEGGTEALRTAITARRTALTSRTAAMLEGAGHLHTYLALSDGATSD from the coding sequence ATGCCCGGCCCGCCCCGCCTGCGCCCCGTCGACCTCGCCCGCCTCTGTGGCGTCTCCACCCAGCAGATCCGCAACTACGAGACGGCCGGGGTGCTGCCGCCCGTGCCGCGTACGGACTCGGGGTACCGGGTGTTCGGCGACGCGCACCGGCGGGCGCTGCTGACGTACCGGGCCCTGTCGAAGGGGTACGGGGCGGTGGCCGCCACGCGGATCATGCGGACCGTGCACGAGGGGGACGTGCCGGGGGCCCTGGCGCTGGTGGACGAGGTCCACGCGACGCTGCACGCGGAGCGGGTGTCGTTGCGGACGACCGGCGAGGCGCTGCGGACGCTGGCCGGAGAGCCGCCGGAGGACGACGTACCCGCCACCGACCTGCTGATCGGCGAGGTCGCCGCGCTGCTCGGCGTCCGCACGTCGACGCTCCGCGTCTGGGAGGCAGCCGGTCTCCTCGCGCCCCGTCGTGAACGCGGCACCGGCTACCGCCACTACGCCCCCGAGGAGGTGCGCGACGCCCGTTTCATCCTCGCCCTCCGCCGCGACCACTACCTCCTCGACCAGATCCGCCCGGTCCTCGAAGACCTCCGCGACGAGGGCGGCACCGAGGCCCTCCGCACCGCGATCACGGCCCGTCGCACCGCCCTGACCTCCCGGACGGCGGCGATGCTGGAGGGCGCGGGCCACCTGCACACGTATCTGGCCCTGTCCGACGGCGCGACCTCCGACTGA
- a CDS encoding GvpL/GvpF family gas vesicle protein — protein sequence MSVYVYAITKTAHPLGLDDVRGVGEDPTELRAVSSGDLSAVVSEAPEVLSVSRRDVEAHHEVQEQLWADGAILPLSFGFVAEDEAAVEALLQQRAEAYSRRLDELAGRAEFNVKGVADEDTLLRAILAESPQARELNEVIREGGGTYDDRLALGELVAQEVQARQQAMGEEALAALRPYTLAEQLSPASQQYFVNASFLVDDDRSEEFAEAGGELAEALGEGVELRLRGPLPPYSFV from the coding sequence ATGTCGGTGTACGTCTACGCCATCACCAAGACAGCGCATCCACTGGGCCTGGACGACGTCAGGGGCGTCGGCGAGGACCCCACCGAACTGCGTGCCGTCAGCAGCGGCGACCTGAGCGCCGTCGTCAGCGAGGCCCCCGAGGTGCTCTCGGTCAGCCGCCGGGACGTGGAGGCCCACCACGAGGTCCAGGAACAGCTGTGGGCCGACGGTGCCATCCTGCCGCTGAGCTTCGGGTTCGTCGCCGAGGACGAGGCCGCCGTCGAGGCCCTGCTCCAGCAGCGGGCCGAGGCGTACTCCCGGCGTCTGGACGAACTCGCCGGGCGCGCGGAGTTCAACGTCAAGGGCGTCGCGGACGAGGACACCCTCCTGCGCGCCATCCTGGCGGAATCCCCGCAGGCCCGTGAGTTGAACGAGGTGATCCGCGAGGGCGGCGGCACGTACGACGACCGCCTCGCCCTCGGCGAACTCGTGGCCCAGGAGGTGCAGGCCCGGCAGCAGGCGATGGGCGAGGAGGCTCTTGCCGCGCTGCGCCCGTACACGCTGGCCGAGCAGCTCTCACCGGCGTCCCAGCAGTACTTCGTGAACGCCTCCTTCCTGGTGGACGACGACAGGTCCGAGGAGTTCGCCGAGGCCGGCGGGGAGCTGGCCGAGGCCCTCGGAGAGGGGGTGGAGCTGCGGCTGCGTGGGCCGCTGCCGCCGTACAGCTTCGTGTGA
- a CDS encoding gas vesicle protein: MYGDPDGYDAYADDDRPLSGRQVALIDLLDRLLSGGVVLTGDLVLSVADIDLVRVSLRAVIVAVREQMDEQWALDLPARTPLEGGGADDSPGPPV, translated from the coding sequence ATGTACGGCGACCCCGACGGCTACGACGCGTACGCCGATGACGACCGCCCCCTCAGCGGACGGCAGGTGGCGCTGATCGACCTGCTCGACCGCCTCCTGAGCGGCGGTGTCGTCCTCACCGGTGACCTCGTCCTGAGCGTCGCGGACATCGACCTGGTGCGGGTGTCGTTGCGCGCGGTGATCGTCGCCGTACGCGAGCAGATGGACGAGCAGTGGGCGCTGGACCTGCCCGCGCGGACGCCCCTGGAAGGAGGCGGCGCTGATGACAGTCCCGGACCCCCGGTCTGA
- a CDS encoding gas vesicle protein K has product MTVPDPRSDGGPHTDRLREVADAASRAFSLLPARPDDLPPPPAGRGGTGAVARRLRTDPDTVERDLVRLVLTIVELLRQLMERQALHRVDKGGLTEDQEERLGMTLMVLHDRMTELCDRYGLTLDDLNLDLGPLGTLLPP; this is encoded by the coding sequence ATGACAGTCCCGGACCCCCGGTCTGACGGCGGTCCCCACACCGACCGCCTCCGCGAGGTCGCCGACGCCGCGAGCCGCGCGTTCTCGCTGCTGCCCGCACGGCCGGACGACCTCCCCCCGCCGCCCGCCGGCCGGGGCGGCACGGGAGCCGTCGCCCGCCGGTTGCGCACCGACCCCGACACGGTCGAACGGGACCTCGTCCGCCTGGTCCTCACCATCGTCGAACTGCTCCGCCAGCTGATGGAACGCCAGGCCCTGCACCGCGTCGACAAGGGCGGCCTCACCGAGGACCAGGAGGAACGCCTCGGCATGACCCTGATGGTCCTGCACGACCGGATGACCGAACTCTGCGACCGCTACGGCCTCACCCTGGACGACCTCAACCTCGACCTCGGCCCTCTGGGAACCCTGCTCCCACCCTGA
- a CDS encoding gas vesicle structural protein GvpA, whose product MVPQSEGGAGAARGGGSGNLYDVLELVLDRGLVIDAFVRVSLVGIEILKIDARVVVASVDTYLRFAEACNRLDLESGRKAPSQLTDIVGNTVESGAKGKSKGALTGAVEAVSDSLHKGRGDDDRESGRERQRVRSERGASRRSSREREE is encoded by the coding sequence GTGGTGCCGCAGAGCGAGGGCGGCGCCGGTGCCGCCCGTGGCGGTGGCTCCGGGAACCTCTACGACGTGCTGGAACTGGTCCTCGACCGAGGTCTGGTCATCGACGCGTTCGTACGGGTCTCCCTGGTGGGCATCGAGATCCTGAAGATCGACGCCCGGGTCGTGGTGGCCAGCGTCGACACGTACCTGCGCTTCGCCGAGGCGTGCAACCGACTGGACCTGGAGTCGGGTCGCAAGGCTCCCTCCCAGCTGACGGACATCGTCGGGAACACCGTGGAGTCGGGCGCCAAGGGCAAGAGCAAGGGGGCGCTCACGGGCGCCGTCGAGGCCGTCTCCGACTCGCTCCACAAGGGGCGCGGGGACGACGACCGCGAGTCCGGCCGCGAGAGACAGCGCGTGCGCTCGGAGCGGGGCGCGAGCCGCCGTTCCTCCCGAGAGCGTGAGGAGTGA
- a CDS encoding response regulator: MTGRRDTRVLVVDDQFLIRAGLVGLLRAAPGVEVVGEAADGEEAVEAAARTRPDVILMDIRMPGMNGIRATEHILARASDCAPRILVLTTFDLDEYVYGALRAGASGFLLKDSGPERLLAAVAAIGGGDALFAPSVTRRLVEAFARQGGAVGAGEQPPDLGALTSREVEVLRLIARGLSNLEIADRLHISEATVKTHLNRTMTKLALGSRAQAVVVAYETGLVTPGG, translated from the coding sequence ATGACCGGACGCCGCGACACCAGGGTGCTCGTCGTCGACGACCAGTTCCTCATCCGCGCCGGCCTGGTGGGGCTGCTGCGCGCCGCGCCCGGCGTCGAGGTCGTAGGGGAGGCGGCGGACGGAGAGGAGGCCGTCGAGGCGGCGGCACGGACCCGGCCCGACGTGATCCTGATGGACATCCGGATGCCCGGCATGAACGGCATCCGGGCCACCGAGCACATCCTCGCCCGGGCCTCCGACTGCGCGCCGAGGATCCTGGTGCTGACCACCTTCGACCTCGACGAGTACGTGTACGGGGCGCTGCGGGCCGGGGCGTCGGGGTTTCTGCTCAAGGACTCGGGGCCCGAGCGGCTGCTCGCCGCGGTGGCCGCGATCGGCGGAGGCGACGCGCTGTTCGCGCCCAGCGTCACGCGGCGACTGGTCGAGGCGTTCGCCCGGCAGGGCGGGGCCGTCGGCGCCGGGGAACAGCCGCCCGACCTGGGGGCCCTGACCTCGCGTGAGGTCGAGGTCCTCAGACTCATCGCGCGGGGCCTGTCCAACCTGGAGATCGCCGACCGGCTCCACATCAGCGAGGCGACCGTGAAGACGCACCTCAACCGCACCATGACCAAGCTGGCACTGGGCAGCAGGGCCCAGGCGGTCGTGGTCGCGTACGAGACGGGACTGGTGACGCCCGGCGGCTGA
- a CDS encoding PLD nuclease N-terminal domain-containing protein, protein MLRVLLYLVPLALTIYAFIDCLNTPEDEAKHLPKIAWVFIILLFWIVGPIAWLVAGKLRGVPGGGRTPSEWHRGHRSEYVAPDDNPEFLKSLAEDNKKDETLLKSWEADLRRREEELKRQEEEKGEKREKKDGED, encoded by the coding sequence ATGCTCAGGGTGTTGCTGTATCTCGTGCCGCTGGCGCTGACGATCTACGCGTTCATCGACTGCCTCAACACCCCCGAGGACGAGGCGAAACACCTGCCGAAGATCGCCTGGGTCTTCATCATCCTGCTCTTCTGGATCGTCGGCCCCATCGCCTGGCTCGTCGCGGGCAAGCTGCGGGGCGTCCCCGGGGGTGGACGCACACCCTCCGAGTGGCACCGGGGCCACCGCTCGGAGTACGTCGCCCCCGACGACAACCCCGAGTTCCTGAAGTCGCTCGCCGAGGACAACAAGAAGGACGAGACCCTCCTCAAGAGCTGGGAGGCCGACCTCCGCCGACGCGAGGAGGAGCTGAAGCGGCAGGAGGAGGAGAAGGGCGAGAAGCGGGAGAAGAAGGACGGCGAGGACTGA